A window from Pyrococcus yayanosii CH1 encodes these proteins:
- a CDS encoding class III signal peptide-containing protein, which yields MRRAQGAIEYLFMIAAALIIILVVVRYLSRSGIEQGTRIEQTAGAINETLNELNRSTAG from the coding sequence ATGAGGAGGGCCCAGGGTGCAATAGAGTATCTCTTCATGATAGCGGCGGCGTTGATAATAATCTTGGTGGTCGTTAGGTACCTTAGCAGAAGTGGCATTGAGCAGGGTACAAGGATAGAACAGACAGCTGGAGCTATTAATGAGACCCTCAATGAGCTCAACCGGAGCACTGCTGGATGA
- a CDS encoding MazG nucleotide pyrophosphohydrolase domain-containing protein — protein sequence MHIREFQEMIKDIYFHKDRKRGVERTFFWLVEEVGELAEAIRKGDKEAMDEEFADVLAWLASLANLLGIDLEKAAEKKYPGVCPYCGKKACECEE from the coding sequence ATGCACATAAGGGAGTTTCAGGAGATGATAAAGGACATCTACTTCCACAAGGACAGGAAGAGGGGTGTTGAGAGGACATTCTTCTGGCTCGTTGAGGAGGTTGGGGAGCTGGCAGAGGCCATAAGGAAGGGGGACAAGGAGGCCATGGATGAGGAGTTCGCCGACGTCCTCGCATGGCTCGCGAGTCTCGCCAATTTACTTGGGATTGACCTCGAGAAAGCCGCGGAGAAGAAGTATCCAGGCGTCTGCCCCTACTGCGGGAAGAAGGCGTGTGAGTGTGAAGAGTGA
- a CDS encoding HEPN domain-containing protein codes for MHYEEVKMLLERSSDFLEFANRAFKDGKYSLATFLAEQAVQPRKGCRVR; via the coding sequence ATGCACTACGAGGAAGTCAAGATGCTGCTCGAGCGCTCCTCCGACTTTCTCGAGTTCGCCAATAGGGCGTTTAAGGATGGAAAGTACAGCCTCGCGACTTTTCTCGCTGAGCAGGCAGTTCAGCCAAGAAAAGGTTGCCGAGTTCGTTAG
- a CDS encoding DUF2304 domain-containing protein, with amino-acid sequence MYMVQHIALLVIGLLMVHVLKKYREKEFEWGDFIFWEALLAVLLMVSLRPVEISQEIKEILGLGRGLDALFVVAIGGVYLLVFRLYLMIDKVEREITELTREVGIRLRELEDRIERKA; translated from the coding sequence ATGTATATGGTCCAGCACATTGCCCTCCTCGTTATCGGGCTTCTGATGGTTCATGTGCTTAAGAAGTACAGGGAGAAGGAGTTTGAATGGGGAGACTTCATATTCTGGGAGGCCCTCCTAGCAGTGCTCCTCATGGTAAGCTTACGACCCGTCGAGATATCCCAAGAAATCAAGGAAATACTTGGACTGGGCAGAGGGCTCGACGCCCTCTTCGTCGTCGCGATTGGAGGAGTTTACCTCCTCGTCTTCCGGCTCTACCTTATGATAGACAAAGTTGAAAGAGAAATAACGGAGCTGACGAGGGAGGTAGGGATAAGGCTCAGGGAGCTCGAGGACAGGATAGAGCGAAAAGCTTAA
- a CDS encoding DNA-3-methyladenine glycosylase family protein, with amino-acid sequence MVEVDLKKTTHEMVRNGTWKFEGGIFWQALEGGVVGFDGETFLFPEEWGRRERKIAKEKMKFILGLDTDLDSFYAEISDSKFAFLIEEFYGLTVPAAPTPYQALVEVVAQQQVSFEFAQRTIRNLVEIAGERVGDLYVFPTAERIAALSEKDLRRAKLGYRAGYIKSLTALHLRGELDLELWNREDEEAIKYLMRFRGIGRWSAELFLLYGLRKNVYPAGDLGLRRGVAKIFGLRLKEVREKDVRELIDPYGKWKSLLAFYVLCYDRKTEMERGR; translated from the coding sequence TTGGTAGAGGTTGATCTTAAGAAGACGACCCATGAGATGGTGCGAAACGGCACGTGGAAGTTCGAGGGCGGCATCTTTTGGCAGGCCTTAGAGGGGGGCGTCGTAGGGTTCGACGGAGAGACCTTCTTGTTCCCCGAGGAATGGGGCCGGCGAGAGAGGAAGATAGCAAAGGAAAAGATGAAATTCATCCTCGGCCTCGACACGGACCTCGACTCCTTTTACGCTGAGATATCAGATTCTAAGTTCGCCTTTCTGATAGAGGAGTTCTACGGACTGACGGTTCCGGCAGCCCCAACCCCCTATCAGGCCCTCGTTGAGGTGGTTGCCCAACAACAGGTGAGCTTCGAGTTCGCCCAGAGGACGATTAGGAATCTCGTAGAGATTGCCGGCGAAAGGGTAGGCGACCTCTACGTCTTTCCAACGGCAGAAAGGATAGCTGCTTTAAGCGAGAAGGATCTCCGAAGGGCGAAGTTAGGTTATCGGGCGGGCTACATAAAGTCCCTCACGGCCTTACACCTTCGGGGGGAGTTGGACCTCGAGCTGTGGAATCGGGAAGATGAGGAGGCAATAAAATACTTAATGAGATTCCGCGGAATCGGCCGCTGGAGTGCTGAGCTCTTTCTCCTCTACGGTCTGCGGAAGAACGTCTATCCCGCAGGCGATTTAGGGCTGAGGAGGGGAGTTGCAAAGATATTCGGCCTCAGGCTCAAGGAGGTCCGGGAGAAGGACGTCAGGGAGCTGATAGACCCGTACGGAAAGTGGAAGAGCCTCTTAGCCTTCTACGTCCTGTGTTACGACAGGAAGACCGAGATGGAAAGGGGGAGGTGA
- a CDS encoding 7-cyano-7-deazaguanine synthase, producing MLENVIEDVRIFAEEVGLYEKRILVLFSGGKDSSLTLYLLKKAGLDVAALTFFHRWSWPEVRSWAMKFTKEIGVEHYLVDITEGLLREAIGRKGPICIHCKKVMLWNAKWFALNNGFSVLAKGDNANDKIIGALLDQCPGDIRLCELPRIGIPFFRPLIKYRAEEVEALAEEAGIRPYRMYEHGRRRQWREGCPLQYIDREERITPELMDLAYKVNYVISRLARRKKVRMSVRVPSFEVMCWNCDEETLREAEKIVKRFSQ from the coding sequence ATGCTTGAGAATGTCATTGAGGATGTAAGGATCTTCGCAGAAGAGGTTGGTCTCTACGAAAAGAGGATTCTCGTCCTCTTTTCCGGTGGAAAAGACAGCTCTCTTACCCTATACCTGCTAAAAAAGGCCGGGCTTGATGTAGCCGCCCTGACGTTCTTCCACCGCTGGAGCTGGCCCGAGGTTCGCAGCTGGGCGATGAAATTCACAAAAGAGATCGGCGTCGAGCACTATCTAGTTGACATCACGGAAGGCCTCCTTCGAGAGGCTATAGGGCGGAAGGGACCTATCTGCATCCACTGCAAGAAGGTCATGCTGTGGAACGCCAAGTGGTTTGCCCTTAATAACGGCTTTTCCGTGCTTGCAAAGGGGGATAATGCCAACGATAAGATAATCGGGGCCCTCCTCGACCAGTGCCCCGGAGATATCAGGCTCTGCGAGCTCCCCAGAATAGGGATTCCCTTTTTCAGACCACTGATAAAATACAGGGCCGAAGAAGTCGAGGCCCTAGCCGAGGAGGCCGGGATAAGGCCCTACAGAATGTACGAGCACGGGAGAAGGAGGCAGTGGCGAGAAGGGTGCCCTCTTCAGTACATCGACAGGGAGGAAAGGATAACGCCTGAGCTTATGGACCTCGCCTATAAGGTGAACTACGTGATTAGCAGGCTGGCCCGAAGGAAGAAGGTGAGGATGAGCGTCAGGGTGCCAAGCTTCGAGGTGATGTGCTGGAACTGCGATGAGGAGACGCTAAGGGAGGCAGAGAAAATCGTGAAGAGGTTCAGTCAGTAG
- a CDS encoding DUF5615 family PIN-like protein, with product MRKFIADMMLGRLARWLRLYGYDTLYGVEDDDDILRIARAEQRIILTRDSGLAERASRLGIPVILIRANSLEEQVAQLREEGVEFEELFPAGARCPKCNGPIKPTRKEEVRGKVPPSVYEAYDEFYVCESCGQIYWPGRQWREIVKMDKMLRGG from the coding sequence ATGAGGAAGTTCATCGCGGACATGATGCTTGGCCGCTTGGCCCGCTGGCTCCGCCTTTACGGCTACGACACCCTCTACGGTGTTGAGGACGACGATGATATACTCAGGATTGCCCGGGCCGAGCAGAGGATAATCCTCACGCGGGACTCAGGCCTCGCGGAAAGGGCTTCCCGACTCGGCATTCCCGTCATCTTGATTAGGGCCAACTCCCTTGAAGAGCAGGTTGCCCAACTGAGGGAGGAAGGTGTCGAGTTCGAGGAACTGTTCCCAGCGGGGGCCCGCTGTCCCAAATGCAATGGCCCGATAAAGCCTACAAGAAAGGAGGAGGTTAGGGGAAAGGTTCCACCGAGCGTTTACGAGGCCTATGACGAATTCTACGTCTGCGAGAGTTGTGGACAGATATACTGGCCTGGAAGGCAGTGGAGGGAGATTGTGAAGATGGACAAGATGCTGAGAGGTGGTTGA
- a CDS encoding multiprotein bridging factor aMBF1, with protein MAKAKPRYCELCGREIRGEGHVVRLEGAELLVCDDCYRKYGRKQPGTFSIMPKGREPIRRMTVSRPRPQVKRERPLITEDIVEDYAERVMEAIRRSGLSYEELSHRVGLSVNVLRRIAHGEYMPTIEEARKLEKYFKIKLVEKVEADYEQRPLIPRDYEPTLGDIARIRIRKRKK; from the coding sequence ATGGCCAAGGCAAAGCCGAGGTACTGCGAGCTCTGCGGCAGGGAGATACGGGGCGAGGGCCATGTGGTAAGGCTCGAGGGGGCAGAGCTCCTCGTCTGCGACGACTGCTATCGGAAGTACGGCAGGAAGCAACCGGGAACCTTCAGCATAATGCCTAAGGGCAGGGAACCCATCAGGAGGATGACGGTGAGCAGGCCGAGGCCACAGGTGAAGAGAGAAAGGCCATTAATAACGGAGGACATAGTGGAGGACTACGCGGAGCGCGTAATGGAGGCAATCAGGAGAAGTGGCCTCAGCTACGAGGAACTGTCCCACAGGGTTGGCCTCTCGGTGAATGTCCTGAGGAGGATTGCCCACGGTGAGTACATGCCCACGATCGAGGAGGCGAGGAAATTAGAGAAGTACTTCAAGATAAAGCTCGTGGAAAAGGTGGAGGCCGACTACGAGCAGAGGCCTTTAATTCCTAGAGACTACGAGCCGACCCTCGGGGACATCGCGAGGATAAGGATCAGGAAGAGGAAGAAGTAG
- a CDS encoding BlaI/MecI/CopY family transcriptional regulator — translation MEPSEFKLNQEGLRAVLPPLEAEIMEYMWQVKAATAGEVYEYLKKTHPDIRRSTVSILMNRLCEKGLLSRRMERGRGGIRYVYSVTTSREEFERRIVERILEALINNFREATYAYLSKIKK, via the coding sequence ATGGAGCCCAGCGAGTTCAAGCTGAATCAGGAGGGCCTCAGGGCTGTGTTGCCACCTCTAGAGGCTGAGATAATGGAATATATGTGGCAAGTTAAGGCAGCAACGGCGGGCGAGGTCTATGAATACCTGAAGAAGACTCATCCAGACATCAGACGCTCCACCGTAAGCATATTGATGAACAGGCTTTGTGAGAAGGGCCTCCTGAGCAGGAGGATGGAGAGGGGAAGGGGCGGTATCAGGTACGTGTACAGCGTCACGACAAGCAGGGAGGAGTTCGAGAGAAGGATTGTGGAGAGAATTCTTGAAGCCCTCATAAACAACTTCCGCGAGGCTACTTATGCATACCTCTCTAAAATTA
- a CDS encoding class III signal peptide-containing protein, translated as MKRAQGAIEYLIIVVAGLILILITARYMIDERSAADMAYQKINGTKSSIERTFSEVYNTTINST; from the coding sequence ATGAAAAGAGCTCAGGGTGCCATTGAATATCTTATTATCGTCGTGGCGGGGCTTATTTTAATTCTCATAACAGCAAGGTACATGATAGACGAGAGAAGTGCGGCTGATATGGCATACCAAAAGATCAATGGAACGAAATCAAGCATAGAGAGAACTTTCAGTGAAGTGTACAACACAACCATTAACTCGACGTAA
- a CDS encoding DUF356 domain-containing protein translates to MLNTIVLIRTDSFDKALTALADLVRYGGMTIRGEPRIIPPALSDWAFEQIVGEKPRKKVRAHVVAQIDLPASKAIGRIRDIHPPAHIVVIPVGTNVHRELLRMWGSFKKLKGFYPPKERKYPNLEGEFEPTSSSS, encoded by the coding sequence GTGCTTAACACCATCGTGCTTATAAGGACGGACAGCTTCGACAAGGCCCTCACGGCACTTGCCGACCTCGTGAGGTACGGGGGAATGACGATAAGAGGGGAGCCAAGGATAATTCCTCCTGCCCTCTCGGACTGGGCCTTTGAGCAGATAGTGGGGGAGAAGCCGAGGAAGAAAGTGAGGGCGCACGTCGTGGCCCAGATAGACCTTCCGGCATCGAAGGCCATAGGAAGGATAAGGGACATACACCCGCCGGCCCACATAGTTGTTATCCCAGTGGGCACGAATGTTCACAGGGAGCTTCTCAGAATGTGGGGGAGCTTCAAGAAGCTAAAGGGGTTCTACCCCCCGAAGGAAAGGAAGTATCCAAATTTGGAAGGAGAATTTGAGCCTACTTCTTCCTCTTCCTGA
- a CDS encoding carbon starvation CstA family protein encodes MNSAVLILIAAVIYVFFYMTYGKALQNKVVRADPNRPTPAHRLYDGVDYVPAHPLVLYGHHFASIAGAGPIVGPALAIAWGWLPAILWIWFGNVFIGAVHDYLALMASVRYDGKSIQWIAGKIMSKRTGVAFEIYIWFTLLLVVAAFVAVTAKLLTTTPQAATATILFLLIALLLGWLLYRVKINFYLGTAIGLILLALAVWIGLKHPLIFVSGQTDVTNVAAYTTAYHYWNIILMIYIIVASSLPVWMLLQPRDYLNAYILWFGLLIGGIAFIGIAKTFEAPAYTGFVANVVAKQPSPFWPTIPLVIACGALSGFHSLVGSGTSSKQLDNELHGLLVGYGGMFTEGFLSTIVITAIGVYGVKLTGVSVAEWGSQYIFKGGLGTFIGGYANGLHDFYGLDMDLGKTFATLWISAFTLTSLDTATRLGRFAWQELFGMIADTGKGIMRVITNKWVASAIIALLGTALAWNSGYKVLWPAFAAMNQLLASIALMTSALWVAKVQKAGKWSYAVLIPALFLWVTVTAAIIWYIFEVPLPNLLTTIGTKGALLVGLVLNVLLAYDFYLAWKRPAEEYVKEATPA; translated from the coding sequence ATGAACTCGGCCGTTCTCATCCTGATAGCGGCCGTGATATACGTATTCTTTTACATGACGTATGGTAAGGCCCTCCAGAACAAGGTTGTCAGGGCTGACCCTAACAGGCCCACTCCTGCCCACAGGCTCTACGACGGCGTGGACTACGTGCCAGCGCATCCCCTTGTCCTCTACGGTCACCACTTCGCCAGCATAGCCGGTGCTGGCCCCATAGTTGGTCCAGCCCTAGCCATAGCTTGGGGATGGTTGCCGGCAATACTCTGGATATGGTTCGGCAACGTCTTCATAGGAGCAGTGCATGACTACCTGGCCCTCATGGCATCCGTCCGCTACGATGGTAAGTCCATCCAGTGGATAGCGGGCAAAATAATGAGCAAGAGGACAGGTGTAGCCTTCGAGATCTACATATGGTTCACGCTACTGCTCGTGGTGGCAGCGTTCGTTGCTGTGACCGCTAAGCTACTGACAACTACGCCACAGGCCGCCACGGCGACTATACTATTCCTGCTGATAGCACTACTGCTCGGGTGGTTGCTCTACAGGGTCAAGATAAACTTCTATCTTGGAACGGCCATAGGGCTTATTCTCTTGGCCCTGGCAGTCTGGATTGGCCTCAAGCATCCGTTGATTTTCGTCAGCGGACAGACGGATGTAACTAATGTTGCCGCGTACACAACGGCCTACCACTACTGGAACATCATCCTGATGATTTACATAATCGTGGCATCCTCACTGCCCGTCTGGATGCTCCTCCAGCCCAGAGACTACCTTAACGCTTACATCCTCTGGTTTGGCCTCCTCATCGGCGGTATAGCCTTCATCGGCATTGCAAAGACATTTGAAGCTCCAGCCTACACGGGCTTCGTTGCTAACGTCGTGGCCAAGCAACCCTCCCCGTTCTGGCCCACAATACCACTCGTTATCGCCTGTGGAGCACTAAGCGGATTCCACTCTCTTGTAGGTTCTGGAACGTCGAGTAAGCAACTTGACAACGAGCTCCATGGCCTCCTCGTCGGATATGGTGGCATGTTCACTGAGGGCTTTCTCAGCACCATAGTCATTACGGCCATAGGCGTGTACGGCGTCAAGCTAACGGGTGTCAGCGTGGCGGAGTGGGGAAGCCAGTACATCTTCAAGGGAGGTCTCGGAACCTTCATAGGTGGTTACGCGAACGGTCTCCACGACTTCTACGGCCTTGACATGGACCTCGGCAAGACCTTCGCTACCCTGTGGATCTCGGCCTTCACTCTGACATCCCTTGATACGGCCACGAGGCTTGGAAGATTCGCCTGGCAGGAGCTCTTCGGAATGATAGCGGACACGGGCAAGGGCATCATGAGGGTAATAACCAACAAGTGGGTCGCCTCTGCTATAATAGCCCTTCTTGGAACAGCCCTCGCTTGGAACTCAGGCTATAAAGTCCTCTGGCCGGCCTTCGCCGCAATGAACCAGCTCCTTGCCTCGATAGCCCTCATGACATCAGCCCTCTGGGTGGCCAAGGTGCAGAAAGCTGGTAAGTGGAGCTACGCAGTCCTGATACCGGCACTGTTCCTCTGGGTGACGGTGACGGCCGCAATAATCTGGTACATCTTCGAGGTACCACTACCGAACCTCCTTACGACAATCGGAACCAAGGGCGCCCTCCTCGTCGGCTTAGTCCTCAACGTCCTCCTCGCCTACGACTTCTATCTCGCCTGGAAGAGACCTGCGGAGGAGTACGTAAAGGAGGCCACTCCGGCCTGA
- the prf1 gene encoding peptide chain release factor aRF-1, producing MSHRDAQLYELRKKIEELKKIRGRGTELVSLYIPAGYDLSKVMQQLREEYGTAQNIKSKTTRKNVLGALERAMQHLKLYKQTPETGLALFVGNVSEMEGVTDIKLWAIIPPEPLNVRLYRCDQTFVTEPLEEMIRTKDAYGLITVEKNEATIGLLRGKRIEVLDELTSNVPGKTRAGGQSARRYERIREQETHEFMKRIGEHANRAFLPLLEKGELKGIIIGGPGPTKEEFVEGDYLHHELKKKIIGVVDISYHGEYGLRELVEKASDILRDHEAIKEKKLIQTFLTHVVKDTGLATYGEREVRKALEIGAVDKLLISEGYAKVRVRAKCNACGWEELKTMSEEEFETYKKRLTRCPKCGSQNISFEKWDVAEELIKMAEEAGSDVEIISLDTEEGQQFYRAFGGLGAILRFKI from the coding sequence ATGTCTCACCGTGATGCTCAACTTTACGAGCTCAGGAAGAAGATTGAAGAGCTAAAGAAGATAAGGGGGAGAGGGACGGAACTCGTATCCCTTTATATTCCCGCCGGCTATGACCTAAGCAAGGTCATGCAGCAGCTTCGCGAGGAGTACGGGACGGCGCAGAATATAAAGTCAAAGACGACAAGGAAGAACGTCCTCGGAGCCCTTGAAAGGGCCATGCAGCACCTAAAGCTCTACAAGCAGACCCCGGAGACAGGTCTGGCGCTATTCGTGGGCAACGTCAGCGAGATGGAGGGAGTAACGGATATAAAGCTCTGGGCGATAATCCCGCCCGAGCCGCTGAACGTCCGTCTCTATCGATGTGACCAGACTTTCGTCACCGAGCCGCTTGAGGAGATGATTCGCACAAAGGACGCTTACGGCCTCATAACCGTCGAGAAGAACGAAGCCACAATCGGCCTGCTCAGGGGCAAGCGCATCGAGGTTCTTGACGAGCTAACATCGAACGTACCGGGCAAGACGAGGGCGGGCGGTCAGTCAGCTCGAAGATACGAGAGGATAAGGGAACAGGAGACCCATGAGTTCATGAAGCGAATAGGAGAGCACGCTAATAGAGCCTTCCTGCCCCTTCTTGAGAAGGGAGAGCTGAAAGGAATAATAATCGGCGGTCCAGGGCCGACCAAGGAGGAATTCGTCGAGGGAGACTATCTCCACCACGAGCTCAAGAAGAAGATTATCGGCGTTGTCGATATCAGCTATCACGGCGAATACGGTCTCAGAGAGCTCGTGGAGAAGGCAAGCGACATTCTCAGGGACCACGAGGCGATCAAGGAAAAAAAGCTCATTCAGACGTTTCTGACTCATGTTGTCAAAGATACGGGCCTCGCGACCTATGGAGAGAGGGAAGTTAGGAAGGCCCTTGAGATAGGAGCCGTTGACAAGTTGCTCATAAGTGAGGGATACGCCAAGGTCCGCGTGAGGGCAAAGTGCAACGCCTGCGGCTGGGAGGAGCTCAAGACGATGAGCGAGGAGGAGTTCGAGACCTATAAGAAGCGACTCACTCGTTGCCCGAAGTGTGGGAGCCAAAACATCAGCTTCGAGAAATGGGACGTCGCGGAAGAGCTCATAAAGATGGCCGAGGAGGCGGGCTCGGACGTGGAGATAATATCCCTCGACACCGAGGAGGGTCAGCAGTTCTACAGGGCCTTTGGCGGCCTCGGCGCGATACTTAGGTTTAAGATTTAG
- a CDS encoding HTH domain-containing protein, with amino-acid sequence MLVILHCEGTNVGECLKKLEESAMEKLPHRGKIKGSKIRIGMGAFMSVSVILTIDPAEPYKPGVITAYAVAGSKETALEELQAKLNERIRPDMVLEDFDVEVYTTPVTRRTYAVGVVTYNRPAKGEFEDMKLVDRRKLLAKLLELLNYNPKALNISELARMFGVSRDSIYNDIQQILGERRAKS; translated from the coding sequence ATGTTGGTGATACTGCATTGTGAAGGGACAAACGTTGGAGAATGTCTAAAGAAGCTTGAAGAATCTGCAATGGAGAAGCTCCCCCACAGGGGTAAAATCAAGGGATCTAAGATAAGAATTGGGATGGGTGCATTCATGTCCGTGTCCGTCATTCTGACAATTGACCCCGCCGAGCCATATAAACCGGGTGTCATCACGGCATACGCGGTAGCAGGTAGCAAAGAGACCGCCCTCGAAGAGCTTCAGGCCAAGCTGAACGAAAGGATTAGGCCCGATATGGTTCTTGAGGACTTCGACGTGGAGGTTTACACGACCCCCGTAACTAGGAGGACATACGCTGTAGGTGTGGTAACATACAACCGCCCGGCAAAGGGTGAATTTGAGGACATGAAACTTGTCGACAGGAGGAAGCTTCTGGCAAAGCTCTTAGAGTTGCTGAATTACAATCCAAAGGCCTTAAACATATCGGAGCTTGCTAGGATGTTTGGAGTCTCGAGGGATTCCATATACAACGACATCCAGCAGATATTGGGGGAGAGGAGGGCTAAATCTTAA
- a CDS encoding glycosyltransferase family 2 protein, whose amino-acid sequence MRIERVFVEGHEDRNVQRVLRELGVETTGDEGAPKLGTYYLEVGEVKFEAKNLEGLKSVFENLLGTYVVVPAYNEEKTVGKVLDELLEYFPPERIIVVNDGSRDRTEEIARERGVRVITHLVNRGLGGALGTGIEYALRKGARAIVTFDADGQHKVEDALRVMKPVIEGRADLAIGSRLKGDVSQMPLIKRIGNTALDLITTIFSGRYVSDSQSGLRCLSRDCASRIRITCDRYAVSSEIIIEASKKGCRIVEVPIKAIYTKYSMRKGTNVVEGIKIAFNLLIDKLR is encoded by the coding sequence TTGAGAATTGAGAGAGTCTTCGTGGAGGGACATGAGGACAGGAACGTCCAGAGAGTTCTGCGGGAGTTAGGGGTAGAAACAACTGGGGATGAAGGGGCTCCAAAGTTGGGCACCTACTATCTTGAGGTTGGAGAAGTCAAGTTCGAGGCTAAGAACCTCGAAGGCCTGAAGTCGGTTTTTGAGAATTTACTGGGCACATACGTAGTCGTCCCGGCTTACAACGAGGAAAAAACCGTAGGGAAGGTTCTAGACGAGTTGCTCGAGTACTTTCCCCCAGAAAGGATTATCGTTGTGAACGATGGTAGCAGGGACAGGACCGAGGAGATAGCGAGGGAAAGAGGCGTCCGAGTAATAACGCATCTAGTGAATCGGGGACTCGGGGGGGCCCTTGGCACGGGCATCGAATACGCCCTTAGGAAGGGAGCCAGGGCCATCGTAACGTTCGATGCCGACGGTCAGCACAAAGTCGAGGACGCTCTAAGGGTCATGAAACCCGTCATTGAGGGCAGGGCCGACCTCGCCATAGGGTCGAGGCTCAAAGGAGATGTCAGCCAGATGCCTCTGATTAAGAGGATTGGAAATACTGCATTAGACTTGATAACGACGATTTTCTCAGGTCGATACGTCAGCGATAGCCAGAGCGGCCTCCGATGTCTCTCTAGGGATTGTGCCTCCCGGATTCGGATAACGTGCGATAGGTACGCTGTCTCGAGTGAGATAATAATCGAGGCCTCGAAAAAGGGATGTAGAATAGTGGAAGTTCCAATAAAGGCGATCTACACAAAGTACTCTATGAGAAAGGGCACGAACGTTGTGGAGGGAATTAAGATAGCCTTCAATCTTTTAATTGACAAGCTGAGGTGA
- a CDS encoding pyruvoyl-dependent arginine decarboxylase — protein MSWTTPKKAIMLAATAEGGTKLNAFDNALLKMGIGNVNLVKLSSVIPAHIEWLDELPKNIPIGMLLPTVYAHIESDEPGSTISAALGVGISEGNEGGLIYEYAGYCTKKEAEEMVRKMVEEGFRVRGWKLKEFRVVSAEITVKDRPAAAIAAVIMFPY, from the coding sequence ATGAGCTGGACGACTCCCAAAAAGGCGATAATGCTCGCCGCAACCGCGGAGGGCGGTACGAAGCTGAACGCATTCGACAACGCCCTCCTCAAGATGGGAATCGGGAACGTTAACCTCGTCAAGCTCAGCAGTGTTATACCCGCTCACATCGAGTGGCTCGACGAGCTTCCTAAGAACATCCCCATAGGGATGCTCTTGCCCACCGTTTATGCTCACATAGAGAGCGATGAGCCCGGTTCAACGATAAGCGCAGCCCTCGGCGTCGGCATAAGCGAGGGGAACGAGGGTGGCTTGATATACGAGTACGCGGGCTACTGCACGAAGAAGGAGGCCGAGGAGATGGTGAGGAAGATGGTCGAGGAAGGCTTTCGAGTCAGAGGCTGGAAGCTCAAAGAGTTTAGGGTTGTCTCGGCCGAGATAACCGTCAAGGACAGACCCGCCGCCGCCATCGCCGCAGTTATAATGTTCCCCTACTGA
- a CDS encoding 6-hydroxymethylpterin diphosphokinase MptE-like protein, translating into MEWEEWKPFYERIVREMGYSVERDREAAELLRAVLLENDTYLLKEELEVVVGKKVYVFGAGPSLEKVLEEHDFSDGTLIAADGATTALLEREIIPDIVVTDLDGRLLDLRKANEKGAFMVIHAHGDNMDKIGAYGALFDNVLGTCQTEPLDIIYNFGGFTDGDRAAFLAEALGAEKIILVGFDFGSFVGKWSKPWLKEHAPLWESKAKKFAFAKELLRWLEENGSAKLVWFQ; encoded by the coding sequence ATGGAGTGGGAGGAGTGGAAACCCTTCTACGAGCGGATAGTGAGAGAGATGGGATACTCCGTGGAGAGGGATAGGGAAGCTGCGGAGCTTTTGCGGGCGGTGCTCCTTGAGAACGATACGTACCTTCTGAAGGAGGAGCTCGAGGTCGTGGTTGGGAAGAAGGTTTACGTCTTCGGCGCCGGCCCGAGCCTTGAAAAGGTCCTTGAAGAGCATGACTTCTCAGATGGGACGCTCATAGCAGCCGATGGTGCAACAACAGCGCTCCTCGAACGCGAAATAATTCCTGACATAGTTGTTACCGACCTGGACGGCAGGCTCCTCGATCTGAGGAAGGCCAACGAGAAGGGAGCCTTCATGGTGATTCACGCCCACGGTGACAACATGGATAAAATCGGGGCTTATGGAGCCCTCTTCGATAACGTCTTGGGAACATGCCAGACGGAGCCCCTCGACATAATTTACAACTTCGGAGGTTTTACGGATGGGGACAGGGCAGCGTTCCTTGCGGAGGCTCTTGGGGCTGAGAAGATAATCCTCGTAGGCTTTGATTTCGGCTCCTTCGTCGGCAAATGGAGCAAGCCGTGGCTCAAAGAACATGCTCCCTTGTGGGAGAGCAAGGCAAAGAAATTCGCGTTTGCCAAGGAACTTCTGCGGTGGTTGGAGGAAAACGGCAGTGCCAAGCTTGTGTGGTTTCAATGA